One genomic window of Candidatus Hydrogenedentota bacterium includes the following:
- a CDS encoding DUF1501 domain-containing protein: protein MIKQFSPNILRTSSETPVTQPCAGPSRRAFLKVGVLGGLGLTLGDYFQLQAQEAAAGIVPKAQSAIFIFLSGGMTHIDTFDPKPYAPIEYRGELGSVQTNTGEYFGGQLQRLAQVADKMTVIRSMSHGEAAHERGQHNMLTGYRPSPAIQYPSFGSVISHKLGSRNNIPPYVSIPMADIPYYGTGYLSSAYGAFSVGGEPATNGFKVRDLNLPEGVTPERMEKRKSLLASVDSHFNALEKSDALEAMNSYYQRAYSLISSQDAREAFNIDAEPAEIRDEYGRHAFGQRLLLARRLVEGGARFITVSDGGWDMHIGIKRAMEGQFPSIDQGLSTLIRDLDRRGLLQSTMVILATEFGRTAKLNKDGGRDHWPKAFSVALAGGGIKGGIIHGATNAQGTEPTDNIVTPNDLGATIYTQLGIDPSERLMSAGNRPIDIIRGGSVIQNIV, encoded by the coding sequence ATGATTAAGCAGTTTTCCCCCAACATTCTCCGGACAAGCAGTGAAACACCCGTCACCCAACCCTGCGCTGGTCCGAGCCGCCGTGCCTTCCTGAAGGTGGGCGTCCTGGGTGGACTGGGGCTTACTCTGGGCGACTATTTCCAGCTTCAGGCCCAGGAAGCCGCGGCGGGTATCGTGCCCAAAGCCCAATCCGCCATCTTCATCTTCCTGTCGGGCGGCATGACCCATATCGATACTTTTGATCCCAAACCCTACGCCCCCATCGAATATCGGGGCGAGCTGGGATCGGTTCAAACGAATACCGGCGAGTACTTTGGCGGCCAGCTCCAGCGCCTGGCGCAGGTGGCGGACAAGATGACCGTCATTCGTTCCATGAGCCATGGCGAAGCGGCCCACGAGCGCGGCCAGCACAACATGCTCACGGGCTACCGCCCCAGCCCCGCCATCCAGTACCCCAGCTTTGGCTCCGTCATCTCCCACAAGCTGGGCTCCAGAAACAACATCCCCCCCTATGTCAGTATCCCCATGGCGGACATTCCCTACTACGGCACGGGTTACCTGAGCTCGGCCTATGGCGCCTTTTCCGTGGGCGGCGAACCGGCCACCAACGGCTTCAAAGTGCGCGACCTGAATCTGCCCGAGGGCGTGACCCCCGAGCGCATGGAAAAGCGCAAGAGCCTGCTGGCGTCCGTGGACAGCCACTTCAACGCCCTCGAAAAGAGCGACGCCCTGGAGGCCATGAACTCCTACTACCAGCGCGCCTACTCCCTCATCAGTTCCCAGGATGCCCGCGAGGCTTTCAATATCGATGCCGAACCGGCGGAGATCCGCGATGAATACGGTCGCCACGCTTTCGGCCAGCGCCTGTTGCTGGCCCGCCGTCTCGTCGAGGGCGGCGCGCGTTTCATCACCGTCAGCGACGGCGGATGGGACATGCACATCGGGATCAAGCGGGCCATGGAAGGTCAGTTCCCCTCCATCGACCAGGGACTTTCCACCCTTATTCGGGATCTTGATCGCCGCGGCCTGCTCCAGTCCACGATGGTCATTCTGGCCACGGAATTCGGCCGCACGGCCAAGTTGAACAAGGACGGCGGCCGCGATCACTGGCCAAAGGCCTTCAGCGTGGCCCTCGCCGGCGGCGGCATCAAGGGCGGCATTATCCACGGCGCCACCAATGCCCAGGGCACCGAGCCCACCGACAACATTGTGACGCCCAATGATCTCGGCGCCACCATATACACCCAGCTCGGCATCGATCCCAGCGAGCGCCTCATGAGCGCCGGCAACCGCCCCATCGATATTATCCGGGGCGGCAGCGTCATCCAGAATATCGTCTGA